A region of Streptomyces halobius DNA encodes the following proteins:
- a CDS encoding helix-turn-helix domain-containing protein produces MGEAVGHAENAAVEEFAEQIRGLKDRSGRSYGALARRLNIGTSTLYRYCSGQTVPERFTQVEHLARLCGATPEERRRLQRLWILADEARRPSTTPGTPAPYPKATAPRQEDPAQPSAQPSAGTAPRPDRTPGPAQETPRAPEPGPAQEAPPAPEPDPDDASTARRTRRYGWTAILTALLAVVIVVGATVSITVAVSGAGPSAAPSPDETTAAGDRRSSATPDRATDAPFTWTADSHVWQMGCGHTYLVDRAPDQVSKPPVEQDARRWADSLGAVHDEDTNVRISLQGKFPQQAVVLEALRVRVTERAEPLTWNAYRMDNGCGGALSLRYLDVDLDKPRPLVRSVAGFDGMAGKEIPAVSFPYTVTSADPEVLLVTARTTTCDCRWYLELDWSSQGRSGTVRITDNGRPFRTSSTTGKRYVYGDRLPPGWNISPD; encoded by the coding sequence GTGGGGGAAGCCGTGGGGCATGCGGAGAACGCCGCGGTCGAGGAGTTCGCGGAGCAGATACGTGGGCTGAAGGACCGTTCCGGCCGCAGTTATGGGGCTCTCGCCCGGCGGCTGAACATCGGCACGTCGACGCTCTATCGCTACTGCTCGGGCCAGACGGTGCCGGAACGATTCACCCAGGTCGAGCACCTGGCAAGGCTGTGCGGGGCCACGCCCGAAGAGCGACGTCGTCTGCAGCGCCTGTGGATTCTGGCGGACGAGGCCCGTCGGCCGTCGACCACTCCAGGCACACCGGCCCCGTACCCGAAGGCCACGGCACCGCGTCAAGAAGACCCGGCACAGCCCTCAGCGCAGCCCTCCGCGGGCACAGCGCCTCGCCCGGACCGGACACCAGGCCCGGCCCAGGAGACACCTCGGGCCCCGGAACCAGGCCCGGCCCAAGAGGCACCTCCGGCCCCGGAACCAGACCCGGACGACGCGTCCACCGCACGACGAACCCGTCGCTACGGCTGGACGGCAATCCTCACGGCCCTGCTCGCCGTGGTCATCGTCGTCGGGGCCACGGTCTCCATCACCGTGGCCGTCTCCGGAGCCGGCCCGTCGGCTGCGCCCTCCCCCGACGAAACCACCGCGGCCGGCGACCGGCGCTCTTCCGCCACCCCCGACCGGGCAACAGACGCGCCCTTCACCTGGACCGCCGACTCCCATGTCTGGCAGATGGGATGCGGCCACACCTATCTCGTCGACCGCGCTCCCGACCAGGTGTCCAAACCGCCGGTGGAGCAGGACGCCCGGCGCTGGGCGGACTCCCTGGGCGCGGTACACGACGAGGACACCAATGTGCGCATCTCCCTCCAGGGGAAGTTCCCGCAGCAGGCGGTGGTACTCGAAGCCCTGCGGGTACGCGTCACCGAACGCGCGGAGCCCCTCACATGGAACGCCTACAGAATGGACAACGGCTGCGGCGGCGCTCTCAGCCTCCGCTACCTCGATGTCGACCTGGACAAGCCCCGCCCCCTCGTCCGGTCCGTCGCGGGTTTCGACGGCATGGCCGGCAAGGAGATCCCCGCGGTCTCCTTCCCGTACACCGTGACGTCAGCGGACCCCGAAGTGCTGCTGGTCACCGCCCGGACGACCACCTGCGACTGTCGCTGGTACCTGGAGCTGGACTGGAGCAGCCAGGGGCGCTCGGGCACCGTCCGCATCACTGACAACGGACGCCCTTTTCGCACCAGCAGCACCACGGGAAAACGGTACGTGTACGGTGACCGCCTCCCCCCAGGCTGGAACATCAGCCCGGACTGA
- a CDS encoding AMP-binding protein, whose protein sequence is MRALHSLITRDSTLRGPSPYGCPIRGARLYVLDEDLRPLPIGANGERYIGGAGVSRGYTNARLGPDQPHYENRGAHRDRTTEPVHGARDGPRRDGYRDKRPDQHGIAGDLPVRPRGTAPQPAVL, encoded by the coding sequence ATGAGGGCCTTGCATAGCTTGATTACGCGCGATTCGACACTCCGGGGGCCGTCTCCATATGGCTGCCCGATACGGGGCGCACGACTGTATGTGCTCGACGAGGATCTCCGCCCGCTGCCGATCGGCGCTAACGGTGAGCGTTACATCGGTGGCGCCGGGGTCTCTCGCGGATACACCAACGCCCGCCTGGGCCCCGACCAGCCACACTACGAAAACCGAGGTGCTCATCGAGACCGCACCACTGAGCCTGTTCACGGCGCACGCGACGGTCCCCGCCGAGACGGGTACCGGGACAAACGGCCCGACCAGCACGGCATAGCGGGTGACTTGCCAGTGCGCCCTCGTGGGACGGCACCTCAACCTGCCGTTCTGTGA
- a CDS encoding MerR family transcriptional regulator has translation MPPRSTRPVDKFDDDDYPAYTMGRAAEMLGTTPAFLRALGEHRLITPLRSEGGHRRYSRYQLRIAARARELVDQGTPIDAACRIVILEDQLEEAQRINEELRAHGTTS, from the coding sequence ATGCCCCCTCGCAGTACCCGCCCCGTCGACAAATTCGACGATGACGACTACCCCGCCTACACCATGGGCCGGGCCGCCGAGATGCTCGGCACCACCCCCGCCTTCCTTCGCGCCCTGGGCGAGCACCGCCTGATCACCCCCCTGCGCTCCGAAGGCGGCCACCGCCGCTACTCCCGTTACCAGCTCCGCATCGCCGCCCGCGCCCGCGAACTCGTCGATCAGGGCACTCCCATCGATGCCGCCTGCCGCATCGTCATCCTCGAAGACCAGCTCGAAGAAGCCCAGCGCATCAACGAGGAACTGCGCGCCCACGGCACCACCTCGTAG
- a CDS encoding MFS transporter: MPSPALGNEPQHTAEPPAHASSGRSSKMAPAARISLVVLLVAELMDILDQSVVLTALPAIQESTGAGPAAVQWLTAGYSLTVAVGLITGGRLGDIHGRRKILLTGTTVFTLASLLCGIATGPGVLIAARVLQGAGVAVMIPQVLATLHVTFDGENRSRAFGLYGAVLSLANVLGPVLGGVLTEADLLGLGWRPIFLINLPVGLAVTLLGRRFIPESTAQKADRLDLTGMLLSALAMVLIIFPLTEGHTHHWPLWCFAMLAAGLLVLGVFLRHQQRKKDNAPLVALALFKGKQFSGGLSAQLMLGLLCGLFFMTWTLYLQRGLGMSPLMAAAAFVLLALGELTGATTAMKTAGRFGRRLPQAGALIALASMAAYGLQTGSRQADLTLLAMTVPVLLIGFGLGMVGGPLADMSLAKVPHENAGSASGLFNTAMHLGIALGTALTALVFFSATGGSPDGAINRDAFTGVLWWVGGTLAAMWALMFFLPQHTNSQGE; this comes from the coding sequence GTGCCTTCCCCCGCGCTCGGCAACGAGCCGCAGCACACCGCCGAGCCCCCGGCTCACGCCTCATCGGGCCGGTCGTCGAAGATGGCCCCGGCTGCCCGGATCTCCCTTGTGGTGCTCCTGGTCGCCGAGCTCATGGACATCCTCGACCAGTCGGTCGTCCTCACCGCCCTGCCCGCCATCCAGGAGTCGACCGGCGCCGGACCGGCCGCGGTGCAGTGGCTGACCGCCGGTTACTCGCTGACCGTCGCCGTCGGGCTGATCACCGGCGGACGGCTCGGCGACATCCACGGCCGACGCAAGATCCTCCTCACCGGCACCACCGTGTTCACCCTGGCCTCGCTGCTGTGCGGCATCGCCACCGGCCCCGGTGTGCTGATCGCCGCCCGCGTGCTCCAGGGCGCCGGCGTCGCCGTGATGATCCCGCAGGTCCTGGCCACCCTCCACGTCACCTTCGACGGCGAGAACCGCAGCAGGGCCTTCGGCCTGTACGGGGCCGTCCTGTCGCTCGCCAACGTCCTGGGGCCGGTGCTGGGCGGCGTGCTCACCGAGGCCGACCTGCTCGGACTGGGCTGGCGGCCGATCTTCCTGATCAACCTGCCCGTCGGCCTCGCCGTGACCCTCCTCGGACGGAGGTTCATCCCCGAGTCGACCGCACAGAAGGCCGACCGCCTCGACCTCACCGGCATGCTGCTGTCCGCACTGGCCATGGTCCTGATCATCTTCCCGCTCACCGAGGGCCACACCCACCACTGGCCGCTGTGGTGCTTCGCCATGCTCGCCGCAGGTCTCCTCGTGCTCGGCGTCTTCCTGCGACACCAGCAACGCAAGAAGGACAATGCCCCGCTCGTGGCACTGGCCCTCTTCAAGGGCAAGCAGTTCTCCGGCGGCCTGTCCGCGCAGCTGATGCTCGGCCTGCTGTGCGGCCTGTTCTTCATGACCTGGACGCTGTACCTCCAGCGCGGCCTGGGAATGAGTCCGCTGATGGCGGCCGCGGCCTTCGTGCTGCTCGCTCTCGGCGAGCTGACCGGGGCGACGACCGCGATGAAGACCGCCGGGCGCTTCGGGCGCCGCCTGCCCCAGGCCGGAGCCCTGATCGCACTCGCCTCGATGGCGGCCTACGGACTCCAGACCGGCAGCCGACAGGCCGACCTGACCCTCCTCGCGATGACCGTCCCGGTCCTGCTGATCGGCTTCGGCCTCGGCATGGTCGGCGGACCGCTCGCCGACATGTCGCTCGCCAAGGTGCCGCACGAGAACGCCGGTTCCGCCTCGGGCCTGTTCAACACCGCAATGCATCTGGGCATCGCCCTCGGCACCGCGCTGACCGCCCTGGTGTTCTTCTCCGCCACCGGCGGCTCGCCCGACGGCGCGATCAACCGCGACGCGTTCACCGGCGTGCTCTGGTGGGTCGGCGGCACCCTCGCCGCGATGTGGGCCCTGATGTTCTTCCTGCCCCAGCACACGAACAGCCAGGGCGAGTAA
- a CDS encoding adenosylcobinamide amidohydrolase, translating to MTAIIPPPRPATGLLPVQRLTRVEDGERLHSLLWRAGDGWRVISSAVLGGGIGERSWVLNAQVSHGYQRTDPDRYLTDLARDAGAPGPGVGLMTAADVRAYGHAYDGGVDAVATAGLGVRGWAASPAEGTAMAVRPGTINIVVALPVALTDAALVNAVATATEAKVQALVGAGYDCSGTPTDAVCVAARSPRPGDEVHAFAGPRSLWGARVARAVHQAVCAAARPVT from the coding sequence GTGACCGCCATCATTCCGCCGCCCCGCCCCGCTACCGGTTTGCTGCCGGTGCAGCGCCTCACCCGCGTCGAGGACGGCGAGCGGCTGCACAGCCTGCTGTGGCGGGCAGGCGACGGCTGGCGGGTGATCAGCAGCGCCGTGCTCGGCGGAGGCATCGGGGAACGCTCCTGGGTCCTCAACGCCCAGGTTTCCCACGGCTACCAGCGCACCGACCCGGACCGATACCTCACCGACCTGGCCCGTGACGCCGGCGCCCCCGGGCCGGGGGTCGGGCTGATGACGGCCGCCGACGTCCGGGCGTACGGTCACGCGTACGACGGCGGTGTGGACGCTGTCGCCACCGCGGGGCTCGGGGTACGCGGGTGGGCCGCTTCACCGGCGGAGGGCACGGCCATGGCGGTGCGGCCCGGCACGATCAACATCGTTGTCGCGCTTCCGGTGGCTCTGACCGACGCAGCGCTGGTCAACGCCGTGGCCACCGCCACCGAGGCCAAGGTGCAGGCACTGGTCGGTGCCGGCTACGACTGCTCCGGCACCCCCACGGACGCCGTGTGCGTCGCCGCCCGGTCCCCACGGCCCGGCGACGAGGTCCACGCCTTCGCCGGTCCCCGCTCTCTGTGGGGTGCGCGCGTGGCCCGCGCCGTCCACCAAGCCGTATGCGCCGCCGCCCGGCCAGTGACCTGA
- a CDS encoding PepSY domain-containing protein has translation MSGCGDEEVEGPAAPSPASPGTEGATRSPTPPASPTPTGRLTEDQAGRKALVPSAKTVWDQAARAATAKVSGSKLVEIELDRSADGGPEWDTKVATTDGTAHDVRVDAVTGKVTHSRAEPDQDSDDKRELADQLRGAEISPQQAVTTATDREEGVVTAVGLEDSDGGATAWSVDVVTQDDWYKTTFDIDTANGKVLHQEVDRD, from the coding sequence GTGAGCGGATGCGGGGACGAGGAGGTGGAGGGGCCCGCCGCCCCCTCCCCTGCGTCTCCGGGAACGGAAGGGGCTACCAGATCTCCCACGCCGCCTGCGAGCCCCACACCAACCGGGCGGCTCACCGAGGACCAGGCCGGGCGGAAGGCTCTGGTCCCCTCCGCGAAGACCGTCTGGGATCAGGCAGCGCGCGCCGCGACGGCGAAGGTCTCCGGCAGCAAGCTCGTCGAGATCGAGCTGGACCGGTCTGCCGACGGTGGTCCGGAGTGGGATACGAAGGTCGCCACAACGGACGGCACGGCCCATGACGTGCGTGTCGACGCCGTCACCGGAAAGGTGACCCACTCCCGGGCCGAGCCGGACCAGGACAGCGACGACAAGCGCGAACTGGCCGACCAGCTCCGCGGGGCCGAGATCTCCCCGCAGCAGGCGGTCACCACAGCCACCGACCGGGAGGAGGGCGTGGTCACCGCCGTCGGCCTCGAAGACTCCGACGGCGGTGCCACCGCCTGGTCCGTCGACGTCGTGACCCAGGACGACTGGTACAAGACCACGTTCGACATCGACACCGCCAACGGCAAGGTCCTGCATCAGGAGGTCGACCGGGACTGA
- a CDS encoding Ig domain-containing protein: MSAAAGSARTLVIQPTGGTGQHARPHETFAQPLTARLVDRDSHMPVSGAEVTFSWVSTSQQVLFEGDEITVAVRTDADGSAQTPPLVAGDVDGIAIFNVTAAGAAPEQFQVTVDR; encoded by the coding sequence ATGAGTGCGGCAGCGGGCTCGGCTCGGACACTGGTCATCCAGCCGACCGGGGGGACGGGGCAGCACGCCAGGCCCCATGAGACCTTCGCTCAGCCGCTGACGGCCCGGCTCGTCGACCGCGACTCCCACATGCCGGTGTCCGGCGCCGAGGTGACGTTCTCCTGGGTGTCCACCAGCCAGCAAGTCCTCTTCGAGGGGGACGAGATCACCGTCGCCGTACGGACGGACGCCGACGGCTCTGCGCAGACTCCCCCGCTCGTGGCAGGCGATGTGGACGGCATCGCGATCTTCAACGTCACCGCTGCCGGTGCTGCCCCCGAGCAGTTCCAGGTCACGGTCGACCGGTGA
- a CDS encoding polyprenyl synthetase family protein, with product MNARGDSQTLQKPPDRPDTETLGRFLSVEPALKTSLDARLAQTEMRLRDCVRTAPAPRITALTSHLAVTGGKRLRPLMVLLSSEFGEPGREGITRAAVVAELVHLASLYHDDVLDHATTRHGVPSANALWGEKTAVRGGNWLLARSVRLSADLGEQAVGCALRATSRLVDGQLRELLGPSPGEDPVDHYFKVAEGKTGALISMSVAIGALQAAAPQPYVEALRAYGEQLGLAFQISDDILDLTVPGDTTGKQQGKDLLGAVDSLPVLLARADTSADGAELRTLLSSGPFTGPAAHLRALELFQDSPALEQAASYMQGRLTAAKKALTCLPSLPARRILYALCDYIACRNF from the coding sequence ATGAACGCGCGCGGAGATTCTCAGACGCTGCAGAAGCCACCGGACCGTCCGGACACCGAGACACTCGGTCGGTTCCTGTCCGTCGAACCCGCACTCAAGACGTCGCTGGACGCCCGCCTCGCGCAGACCGAGATGCGGTTGCGGGACTGCGTCCGCACTGCCCCCGCCCCGAGAATCACCGCGCTCACCAGCCACCTGGCGGTCACCGGAGGCAAACGACTGCGGCCCCTGATGGTGCTGCTGAGCTCCGAGTTCGGGGAGCCCGGGCGGGAGGGGATCACCCGGGCCGCGGTCGTCGCCGAACTGGTCCACCTCGCCTCGCTCTACCACGACGACGTCCTCGACCACGCCACCACCCGCCACGGTGTGCCCAGCGCCAACGCCCTCTGGGGCGAGAAGACGGCGGTGCGCGGCGGCAACTGGCTGCTGGCCAGGTCCGTACGGCTCTCCGCCGATCTCGGAGAGCAAGCCGTGGGCTGCGCGCTGAGGGCGACGAGCCGTCTGGTCGACGGCCAGCTGCGCGAGCTGCTCGGCCCGTCGCCGGGCGAGGATCCGGTGGACCACTACTTCAAGGTCGCCGAGGGCAAGACCGGGGCGCTGATCTCGATGTCCGTCGCCATCGGCGCACTTCAGGCAGCGGCTCCGCAGCCGTATGTGGAGGCGCTGCGCGCGTACGGTGAGCAGCTCGGCCTGGCCTTCCAAATATCCGACGACATACTGGACTTGACCGTACCGGGCGACACCACCGGCAAGCAGCAGGGCAAGGACCTGCTGGGCGCCGTGGACAGCCTGCCCGTGCTGCTGGCCCGCGCCGACACCAGCGCCGACGGGGCCGAGCTGCGGACGCTCCTCTCGTCCGGGCCGTTCACCGGCCCCGCGGCGCACCTCAGAGCGCTGGAGCTGTTCCAGGACTCCCCGGCCCTCGAACAGGCGGCGTCATACATGCAAGGACGGCTCACCGCGGCCAAGAAGGCGCTGACCTGTCTGCCGTCGCTGCCGGCTCGGCGGATTCTGTACGCCCTGTGCGACTACATCGCCTGCCGGAACTTCTGA
- a CDS encoding IclR family transcriptional regulator — MAAGPPPVSGVGVLDKVSIILSLIEQRPTGLPELVKRSGLPRPTVHRLAVAMERLDLLTRDVHGSYAPGPRLERFSAEAQHDQMVHAAEEILAGLAERTSFSTRLHHLHKGVHLCVASSTDPDTGVETLPIGTTRPVKAGPIGQVLLAWESPEELCEGLRGARFTAQQLTLVRKAGWAYGSDDAIPGHAVFVVPVGNGNGRVIAALMISGPRARLPEVPDRLLRAEVIDAAVDMGMASQARALRPAPG, encoded by the coding sequence ATGGCCGCCGGGCCGCCCCCGGTCAGCGGCGTCGGCGTCCTGGACAAGGTCTCCATCATCCTCAGCCTGATCGAGCAGCGGCCCACCGGACTCCCGGAGTTGGTGAAGCGCAGCGGACTGCCCCGACCGACCGTCCACCGCCTGGCCGTCGCCATGGAACGCCTGGACCTGCTCACCCGCGATGTGCACGGGTCGTACGCCCCCGGCCCACGCCTTGAGCGCTTCTCGGCCGAGGCCCAGCACGACCAGATGGTGCATGCCGCCGAAGAGATACTCGCAGGCCTTGCTGAACGCACCTCGTTCAGCACCCGACTGCACCATCTCCACAAGGGCGTCCACCTGTGCGTGGCCTCCTCGACAGACCCGGACACCGGCGTCGAGACCCTGCCGATCGGTACCACCCGCCCCGTCAAGGCCGGCCCGATCGGCCAGGTGCTGCTCGCCTGGGAGAGCCCCGAGGAGCTCTGCGAGGGACTGCGCGGGGCACGCTTCACGGCCCAGCAACTGACACTGGTGCGCAAGGCGGGGTGGGCCTACGGCTCCGACGACGCCATACCGGGCCATGCGGTGTTCGTCGTGCCCGTGGGGAACGGGAACGGCCGAGTGATCGCCGCGCTGATGATCTCGGGCCCGCGGGCCCGGCTGCCCGAAGTGCCCGACCGCCTGCTGCGGGCCGAGGTGATCGACGCCGCGGTCGACATGGGCATGGCATCACAGGCCCGTGCCCTGCGGCCTGCCCCAGGGTGA
- a CDS encoding LuxR family transcriptional regulator, with amino-acid sequence MSEDDIGQMLQEVKSLLDSTVALHSDRGVLERQVTEVEAGHDTILQTATSLITQATTSVDILHALPPSTQERARQPTSYADRQVLYSAGEGVSVRLLTAPALLDKELVREQSQRSALVGIRVTRLPPMQTYVVDGSVALVLADSVAGRRSSSLIRVPEVLHTLSRLYESLWNNASPAWGRVVLAGWAGAELAPRILGALRAGTTDEVAAREMKISVRTYRRYVAEIMSLLGASSRFQAGVRAAALGLLPPAAGPRKDNRA; translated from the coding sequence ATGAGCGAGGACGACATCGGGCAGATGCTGCAGGAAGTCAAGTCCCTCCTCGACTCAACGGTCGCTCTGCACAGCGACCGCGGTGTCCTGGAACGCCAGGTCACCGAGGTGGAGGCCGGCCACGACACGATCCTGCAGACCGCTACAAGCCTGATCACGCAGGCCACCACGAGCGTGGACATCCTTCACGCCCTGCCGCCGAGCACCCAGGAACGGGCCCGGCAGCCGACCAGCTACGCGGACCGCCAGGTGCTCTACAGCGCGGGTGAGGGCGTCTCGGTGCGGCTGCTGACCGCCCCCGCCCTCCTCGACAAGGAGTTGGTACGGGAACAGTCACAGCGGTCGGCACTGGTGGGGATCAGGGTGACCCGGCTGCCTCCGATGCAGACCTATGTGGTCGACGGCAGCGTCGCGCTGGTGCTCGCGGACTCGGTGGCCGGCCGAAGGTCGTCGTCGCTGATCCGGGTGCCGGAGGTGCTGCACACCCTGAGCCGCCTCTACGAGAGCCTGTGGAACAACGCCTCCCCCGCCTGGGGCCGCGTCGTCCTCGCCGGCTGGGCCGGGGCCGAACTGGCGCCGCGGATACTCGGCGCCCTGCGGGCCGGTACCACCGACGAGGTGGCGGCGCGGGAGATGAAGATCTCCGTGCGGACCTATCGCCGCTACGTCGCGGAAATCATGTCGCTGCTCGGGGCCTCGTCAAGGTTCCAGGCGGGCGTCAGGGCCGCCGCACTGGGGCTGCTCCCGCCGGCCGCCGGACCGAGAAAGGACAACCGAGCATAA
- a CDS encoding helix-turn-helix transcriptional regulator yields MIRKNSTYLPGALEQLVGGARHTVAVALPETGNFEKNVLRTLSRNASPLVVRVLRGEQAEQAWQPWLQLPHKRVDARMNEGELRRLLVVDGAVALVQAPTDAPDGQLTVVNDAAAVRVLELHFAAAWSRGRGIADHLRFSPRMRTDMTRGILELLRDGNTDETAARKMNVSLRTYRRHVAEIMRELDATSRFEAGARAVELGILAPGLTDRAHKRAHPGPWHPAESLS; encoded by the coding sequence GTGATACGCAAGAACAGCACGTACCTTCCCGGCGCCCTGGAACAGCTCGTCGGTGGTGCACGGCACACCGTTGCGGTGGCCCTGCCGGAAACCGGAAACTTCGAGAAGAACGTACTGCGGACGCTTTCCCGTAACGCTTCCCCACTGGTCGTCCGAGTACTTCGCGGGGAACAGGCCGAGCAGGCATGGCAGCCATGGCTCCAGCTGCCCCACAAGCGGGTCGACGCGCGGATGAACGAGGGCGAACTGCGCCGACTGCTCGTGGTGGACGGGGCGGTGGCGCTCGTCCAGGCGCCCACCGACGCCCCTGACGGTCAACTGACCGTCGTGAACGATGCCGCCGCGGTACGGGTATTGGAACTCCACTTCGCGGCGGCCTGGTCCCGCGGTCGCGGGATCGCCGACCACCTTCGCTTCAGTCCGCGCATGCGCACGGACATGACCCGCGGCATTCTCGAACTGCTGCGGGACGGGAACACCGATGAGACGGCGGCCCGGAAGATGAACGTCTCACTGCGCACGTATCGCCGCCATGTCGCGGAGATCATGCGGGAACTCGACGCCACTTCCCGCTTCGAGGCCGGTGCACGTGCGGTCGAACTCGGCATTCTCGCCCCGGGGCTGACCGACCGTGCGCACAAGCGGGCCCACCCCGGACCGTGGCACCCCGCCGAATCGCTGAGCTGA
- a CDS encoding helix-turn-helix domain-containing protein, whose translation MSEGAAVSLADKLNQLFATVRPDPDHEYSNEHVAASIRKTGVPISQSYIWQLRKSRKTNPTLQHLQALAGFFGVPAAYLVEGEATDRITAQLELLAAEQARLREAAQSSEVKVMAMRAGQLSQEHRKQVMDLLDVVYRLEQAERGEARDA comes from the coding sequence ATGTCAGAGGGAGCAGCCGTCAGCCTCGCCGACAAGCTGAACCAGCTCTTTGCGACGGTCCGGCCCGATCCGGACCACGAGTACAGCAACGAGCACGTCGCTGCCTCGATCCGGAAGACCGGTGTCCCCATCTCGCAGAGCTATATCTGGCAGCTGCGCAAGAGCCGCAAGACCAATCCGACGCTGCAGCATCTGCAGGCCCTGGCCGGCTTCTTCGGCGTGCCCGCCGCCTACTTGGTCGAGGGTGAGGCGACCGATCGCATCACCGCGCAGCTGGAGCTGCTGGCCGCGGAGCAGGCCCGGCTGCGCGAGGCCGCGCAGAGCAGTGAGGTGAAGGTGATGGCCATGCGCGCGGGGCAGCTCTCGCAGGAGCACCGCAAGCAGGTGATGGACCTCCTCGACGTCGTCTACCGGCTGGAGCAGGCGGAGCGCGGAGAGGCCCGGGACGCATGA
- a CDS encoding amidohydrolase family protein yields MDALISAGRVLTGPRGAQLADGAVLVRDGVIADVGPRNDLESRTSSGIDRFAFPEATLLPGLIDAHVHLALDAGPDPVAALRAADDADLILGMAGRALQLLSTGITTARDLGDRGGLALQLRGQIAGGRLPGPRILAAGVPLTGPGGHCWFLGGEVEGADAIREMVRHNAQSGVDVIKVMATGGGITKDGPPIWQAQFTTGELRIVVEEARAAGLPVAAHAHGTEGIAAAVAAGVSTIEHCTWMAPGGFQESAELVDAIVDQGIRVCPAASPDWRGFAERFGPDRAKEMFDRLGWMSRRGARLIAGTDAGVSRAVFDDFVSSLEFFEYIGLSPAEVVDVATIEAAEGLGIADDTGLLRAGYRADLLVVDGNPVDDLQALRRVRLVVAAGRRYVPEGAKPDRLPR; encoded by the coding sequence ATGGATGCACTGATCTCGGCCGGCCGGGTGCTGACCGGCCCCCGCGGCGCTCAGCTGGCCGACGGAGCCGTCCTCGTTCGCGACGGCGTCATCGCCGACGTCGGCCCCCGCAACGACCTGGAGTCCCGTACCTCATCCGGCATTGACCGGTTCGCCTTTCCCGAGGCCACGTTGCTGCCCGGCCTCATCGACGCGCACGTCCACCTCGCCCTGGACGCAGGCCCCGACCCGGTCGCCGCGCTGCGCGCCGCGGACGATGCGGACCTGATCCTCGGCATGGCCGGGCGGGCGCTGCAGTTGCTCAGTACCGGCATCACCACCGCGCGCGACCTGGGCGACCGAGGCGGGCTCGCGCTGCAACTGCGCGGACAGATCGCGGGCGGGCGGCTGCCGGGGCCGCGCATCCTGGCCGCGGGCGTGCCGCTGACCGGGCCGGGGGGACACTGCTGGTTCCTCGGCGGCGAGGTCGAGGGCGCAGACGCGATCCGGGAGATGGTCCGGCACAACGCACAAAGCGGTGTCGATGTCATCAAGGTGATGGCCACCGGCGGAGGGATCACCAAGGACGGCCCGCCCATCTGGCAGGCCCAGTTCACCACCGGTGAACTGCGTATCGTGGTGGAGGAGGCGCGTGCGGCCGGGCTGCCGGTGGCCGCGCACGCACACGGCACCGAGGGCATCGCCGCGGCGGTGGCCGCGGGCGTGTCCACCATCGAGCACTGCACCTGGATGGCACCGGGCGGTTTCCAGGAGTCCGCGGAGCTGGTCGACGCGATCGTGGACCAGGGCATCCGGGTGTGCCCCGCGGCCAGCCCTGACTGGCGCGGTTTCGCAGAGCGGTTCGGCCCCGACCGGGCGAAGGAGATGTTCGACCGGCTGGGCTGGATGAGCCGGCGCGGCGCGCGTCTGATCGCCGGCACCGACGCCGGGGTCTCCCGAGCCGTCTTCGACGACTTCGTCTCCAGCCTGGAGTTCTTCGAGTACATCGGCCTCTCCCCCGCCGAGGTCGTCGATGTGGCCACCATCGAGGCCGCCGAGGGGCTGGGCATCGCCGACGACACCGGGCTGCTGCGCGCCGGGTATCGCGCCGACCTCCTTGTCGTGGACGGCAATCCGGTCGATGACCTGCAGGCGCTGCGCCGGGTACGGCTGGTGGTGGCGGCGGGGCGCCGCTACGTCCCCGAGGGCGCGAAGCCGGACCGTCTGCCGCGTTAG